From one Paeniglutamicibacter psychrophenolicus genomic stretch:
- a CDS encoding class E sortase, with protein sequence MTRSAVRARTRPTVGQRLLGGFGEILITLGIILLLFVGWELCWTNIDADRAQTQVTSEFVQGLEVGPGDGTGAPEKDFGPAPITAIPDGETFGVFYIPRFGSNFAHPVTNGVGMDVLNNVGIGHYPETQEPGGLGNFAVAAHRQTHGQVFWNIDKFQAGDKIYLQTRKGFYTYEWRDTEIVHPSQGEVLLPVPHEPGAKPTTSMLTMTSCHPPFTTRMRIIAYAELESWRPADAGPPAEIADLVTKTMEK encoded by the coding sequence ATGACTCGATCCGCAGTGCGGGCGCGGACCAGGCCCACGGTGGGCCAGCGCCTGCTGGGCGGGTTCGGTGAAATCCTCATCACCCTTGGCATCATCCTGCTGCTCTTTGTGGGCTGGGAATTGTGCTGGACCAACATCGACGCGGATCGTGCGCAGACGCAAGTCACCTCGGAATTCGTCCAGGGCCTCGAGGTGGGTCCGGGGGACGGAACCGGCGCTCCGGAAAAGGATTTCGGCCCAGCCCCCATCACCGCGATCCCCGACGGGGAAACCTTCGGTGTCTTCTACATCCCGCGCTTCGGCAGCAACTTCGCGCACCCTGTCACCAACGGCGTGGGCATGGACGTGCTCAACAACGTCGGCATCGGCCACTACCCCGAGACCCAGGAGCCCGGCGGGCTCGGGAACTTCGCCGTTGCCGCCCACCGCCAGACCCACGGCCAGGTGTTCTGGAACATCGACAAGTTCCAGGCCGGGGACAAGATCTACCTGCAGACCCGCAAGGGCTTCTACACCTATGAATGGCGCGACACCGAGATCGTGCACCCCTCGCAGGGCGAGGTGCTGCTGCCGGTGCCACACGAACCGGGTGCCAAGCCCACGACCTCGATGCTGACGATGACCAGCTGCCACCCGCCCTTCACCACCCGCATGCGCATCATCGCGTACGCGGAGCTGGAATCCTGGCGTCCGGCCGACGCAGGTCCCCCGGCGGAAATCGCCGACCTGGTGACAAAGACGATGGAAAAGTAG
- a CDS encoding cell division protein CrgA — MPESKTRRKNRKPQGGSNTAAYDKPMPKWYKPVMFGLMILGLIWIMVYYVAQTAFPIPGIGGWNIVIGFGIAMVGFFMTTGWR, encoded by the coding sequence GTGCCTGAATCCAAGACTCGTCGGAAGAACCGCAAGCCACAGGGCGGCAGCAACACGGCGGCCTACGACAAGCCGATGCCCAAGTGGTACAAGCCGGTCATGTTCGGGCTGATGATCCTGGGACTCATCTGGATCATGGTCTACTACGTTGCCCAGACCGCGTTCCCGATCCCCGGCATCGGCGGTTGGAACATCGTGATCGGCTTCGGCATTGCCATGGTTGGTTTCTTCATGACCACGGGGTGGCGCTAG
- a CDS encoding DUF3817 domain-containing protein, protein MVRPDIAGTPSATTSSKLSPKRLYGFLAAAEMVTWALLIIAMVIKYGVGPEIFVRIFGMFHGVVFIAYGLVTIFVWANERWSAGRGILGLASAVIPFATLPFERAMLRRGLLSDTWRLAPGGDAPRGPIEKVQALALRSPWLAAVAGVVLVAAITAVLLFIGPPGGGN, encoded by the coding sequence ATGGTTCGCCCCGATATTGCCGGAACCCCCTCGGCCACCACCTCCTCCAAGCTCTCCCCGAAGCGCCTGTACGGCTTCCTGGCCGCCGCTGAAATGGTCACCTGGGCGTTGCTGATCATCGCCATGGTCATCAAGTACGGCGTGGGACCGGAAATCTTTGTCCGCATCTTCGGCATGTTCCACGGCGTGGTGTTCATTGCCTACGGCCTGGTGACCATCTTCGTCTGGGCCAATGAGCGCTGGAGTGCCGGACGTGGCATTCTTGGCCTGGCTTCCGCGGTGATTCCCTTCGCCACACTGCCTTTCGAGCGGGCGATGTTGCGTCGCGGGCTGCTCAGCGACACCTGGCGCCTGGCCCCGGGCGGGGACGCGCCGCGGGGCCCCATCGAGAAGGTCCAGGCCCTGGCCCTGCGCAGCCCCTGGCTGGCAGCGGTGGCGGGCGTTGTCCTGGTTGCCGCCATCACCGCGGTGCTGCTGTTCATCGGTCCTCCCGGCGGAGGAAACTAG
- a CDS encoding DUF4442 domain-containing protein has product MDNRNTARPRSAASILNRARTAMPRIAGNPTVVRHGMSLWPPFWGAGIKVKNISADWRSATVLLRQRPWNMNYVGTHFGGSLFAMTDPFWMMMVLHNIGPGHIVWDKSGEIDFRKPGSGTLTCRFQLDLAQLEQLREEVARDGKATTWFSVDILDASGGIVATVRKEVYVRSKVPAPETA; this is encoded by the coding sequence ATGGACAATCGGAACACCGCCAGGCCCAGGTCCGCGGCCTCGATCCTCAACCGGGCGCGAACGGCCATGCCAAGGATCGCGGGAAACCCCACGGTGGTGCGGCACGGGATGTCCCTCTGGCCACCGTTCTGGGGTGCGGGCATCAAGGTCAAGAACATTTCCGCCGACTGGCGCAGTGCCACGGTGCTCTTGCGCCAACGCCCCTGGAACATGAACTACGTCGGGACCCACTTCGGAGGTTCGCTGTTCGCGATGACCGATCCGTTTTGGATGATGATGGTCCTGCACAACATCGGACCCGGGCACATCGTGTGGGACAAGAGCGGCGAGATCGATTTCCGCAAGCCCGGAAGCGGGACGTTGACCTGCCGCTTTCAGCTCGACCTGGCGCAGCTGGAGCAGCTCAGGGAAGAAGTGGCCCGGGACGGAAAGGCAACAACGTGGTTCTCCGTCGACATCCTTGACGCGTCGGGCGGGATCGTGGCGACGGTGCGCAAGGAAGTCTACGTCCGGTCCAAGGTCCCGGCGCCGGAAACTGCCTGA
- a CDS encoding ArgP/LysG family DNA-binding transcriptional regulator, which yields MDFPAEQLQTFKAVVEAGTLERAARELNITASAVSQRLKALEKQAGSVLFIRSRPIGTTGSGDVLLRLAREIHMLSTEAHRALGLESAAGHAPRRTELSIAVNADSLASWFVPVLRGLADQELMTCEILRHDEAHSTELLRSGQVMGVVTTKSTPVQGCSSVHLGAMRYRAMATPEFRDRWLPGTDPRAELAAAPMVSFDRTDGLQRGLRRKIIGGTRPVAPVEHFVPDSRVYVASVAAGLGWGMIPEIQEPADGSLVSLNESWTSEVRLYWQRWKVPSQALDLLTALVLEASGNAGLDRER from the coding sequence ATGGACTTCCCCGCGGAACAACTGCAGACCTTCAAGGCCGTCGTCGAAGCCGGAACGCTGGAACGGGCGGCAAGGGAACTGAACATCACGGCCTCTGCGGTGAGCCAGCGGCTCAAGGCCCTGGAAAAGCAGGCCGGCAGCGTCCTTTTCATTCGCTCGCGACCGATTGGCACCACCGGCAGCGGGGACGTCCTGCTCCGGTTGGCGCGCGAGATCCACATGCTTTCCACCGAGGCGCACCGGGCGCTCGGGCTGGAATCCGCCGCAGGCCATGCTCCCCGCCGCACCGAACTCAGCATTGCGGTGAACGCCGATTCCCTGGCCAGCTGGTTCGTCCCGGTGCTCCGGGGCTTGGCGGACCAGGAACTGATGACCTGCGAGATCCTGCGCCACGACGAGGCGCACTCCACGGAGCTGCTTCGTTCGGGACAGGTCATGGGCGTGGTGACCACCAAAAGCACCCCGGTCCAGGGATGCTCCTCGGTGCACCTGGGAGCAATGCGCTACCGGGCGATGGCCACCCCCGAATTCCGGGACCGCTGGCTGCCGGGGACCGACCCCCGCGCCGAACTTGCGGCCGCACCCATGGTGAGCTTCGACCGCACCGACGGCCTGCAACGAGGGCTTCGCCGAAAAATCATTGGCGGCACCCGCCCGGTGGCGCCGGTGGAGCACTTTGTCCCGGATTCCCGCGTCTATGTTGCCTCCGTGGCGGCCGGGCTGGGTTGGGGCATGATTCCCGAGATCCAGGAACCCGCCGACGGGTCGCTGGTAAGCCTCAACGAGTCGTGGACCAGCGAGGTGCGGCTGTATTGGCAACGTTGGAAGGTCCCCTCCCAGGCCCTGGACCTGCTCACGGCGCTGGTCCTGGAGGCGTCAGGGAACGCCGGGCTGGACCGGGAGCGGTAA
- a CDS encoding LysE/ArgO family amino acid transporter, whose protein sequence is MTFFPFISGLATGLSLIVAIGAQNAFVLRQGIRREHVGTTVLICLVSDALLIFAGIAGLGALLAVAPWFISVARIGGAAFLLAYAFFAARRAFSPLGMEASVVLTPTPRRTVALTALALTWLNPHVYLDTVILLGSIASAQGGTGRWVFGAGAALASVLWFAGLGFGARYLRGFFANPRSWRVLDGVIATLMTVLAVSLLLPLLG, encoded by the coding sequence GTGACCTTCTTCCCCTTTATATCCGGCCTGGCCACGGGCCTGTCCTTGATTGTTGCCATTGGTGCACAGAACGCTTTCGTCTTGCGCCAGGGCATCCGGCGCGAACATGTTGGGACGACGGTGTTGATTTGCCTGGTCTCCGATGCGCTGCTGATTTTCGCTGGAATTGCCGGGCTTGGCGCCCTGCTGGCGGTGGCCCCGTGGTTCATTTCCGTCGCCCGGATCGGCGGGGCAGCCTTCCTGCTTGCCTATGCCTTCTTTGCGGCTCGCAGGGCCTTCAGCCCATTGGGGATGGAAGCCAGTGTCGTCCTGACACCGACCCCGCGCCGCACGGTCGCCCTCACGGCCCTTGCCCTGACGTGGCTCAATCCCCACGTGTACCTGGATACCGTGATCCTTCTCGGTTCCATCGCCTCGGCCCAGGGCGGCACCGGGCGCTGGGTCTTCGGCGCCGGCGCGGCATTGGCCAGCGTGCTGTGGTTCGCCGGGCTGGGTTTCGGTGCGCGCTACCTGCGGGGGTTCTTCGCCAACCCGAGGTCCTGGCGGGTTCTTGATGGGGTCATTGCCACCCTGATGACAGTGCTGGCCGTGTCGCTGTTGCTGCCGCTTCTGGGCTGA
- a CDS encoding GNAT family N-acetyltransferase, with translation MHQDWIHLEHVGAWTDLTNRLAAVDDTDEFYEAEDLLEELNEPGVDPARDTLGLWDNDTMVGFGQLRLGEQLRDGRGRVSIGGGISPEYRRRGHGTLVMDVLEARAGEKMAERHPGVDYTIDVWGNAPGHSAGEMAVARGYEPARFFQDMTLAPGDFLPHRHPASVAEDTVLVPYSPGIAEAVRLLDNEAFADHWGSAPKSADEWAAMTDARSFRGNYSRVLLEGHGEDRPARALSHVLGAEWVARELYISRVGTARAARGLGYAAWVLSTVVAAAFEDGFTKVDLSVDAQSPTGALGLYERLGFQLVRSGTVYRKTVTAR, from the coding sequence ATGCACCAGGACTGGATCCACCTTGAGCACGTAGGCGCGTGGACCGATCTGACCAACAGGCTGGCTGCAGTCGACGACACCGATGAATTCTACGAAGCCGAAGACCTCCTGGAGGAGCTCAATGAACCGGGCGTCGATCCGGCACGCGACACCCTCGGTTTGTGGGACAACGACACCATGGTGGGTTTCGGACAGCTTCGGCTCGGGGAGCAACTGCGCGACGGACGCGGACGGGTATCCATTGGCGGCGGAATCTCCCCCGAATACCGGCGCCGGGGCCATGGAACCTTGGTCATGGACGTGCTTGAAGCCAGGGCCGGGGAAAAAATGGCCGAACGACACCCCGGTGTCGACTACACCATCGACGTGTGGGGAAACGCCCCGGGGCACAGTGCCGGGGAGATGGCGGTGGCACGCGGCTATGAGCCGGCGCGCTTTTTCCAGGACATGACCCTGGCGCCGGGTGATTTCCTGCCCCATCGCCACCCGGCCAGCGTCGCGGAGGACACCGTGCTGGTTCCATACTCCCCCGGCATTGCCGAAGCCGTCAGGCTCCTGGACAACGAGGCATTCGCCGACCACTGGGGCTCGGCCCCCAAGAGCGCGGATGAGTGGGCGGCGATGACAGACGCGCGCTCGTTCAGGGGCAACTATTCCCGGGTACTGCTCGAAGGCCACGGAGAGGACCGGCCGGCACGGGCCCTCAGCCACGTGCTGGGCGCCGAATGGGTCGCCAGGGAGCTGTACATTTCCCGCGTGGGCACCGCCCGCGCCGCCAGGGGCCTCGGGTATGCGGCATGGGTGCTCTCCACGGTGGTCGCTGCGGCCTTCGAGGACGGATTCACCAAGGTGGACCTGTCGGTGGACGCCCAGAGCCCCACGGGGGCCCTGGGGCTCTACGAGCGGCTGGGATTCCAGCTGGTCCGCAGCGGGACGGTCTACCGAAAGACCGTCACGGCGCGCTGA
- a CDS encoding rhomboid family intramembrane serine protease, giving the protein MSYGLSNPNQAAQAPVCPRHPDRISYVTCQRCSRPACPECQVTAAVGTQCVDCVREANKQIPGTRTAFGGKATDGRPIVTYVLMAINAVVFALQMTIPGFTSHLVYAGLYTSGYFEPEPWRMLTSIFAHSTSFIGHIAFNMYALYICGRVLEPMLGRLRFLALYLVAGLGGSVAVLLITDPTVPVLGASGAVFGLFAAMFVLLRSRGVQSMQIVILIAINLAIGFIFPGIAWEAHVGGLVLGAATAAVMAYAPKGPRQAAMQWAGTALLALLLVALTLYGAVNVRVG; this is encoded by the coding sequence ATGTCCTATGGACTGTCCAACCCGAACCAGGCCGCGCAGGCCCCGGTATGCCCCAGGCACCCCGACCGGATCTCCTATGTCACCTGCCAGCGGTGCTCCCGCCCGGCATGCCCGGAATGCCAGGTGACTGCCGCGGTCGGAACCCAATGCGTGGATTGCGTGCGCGAAGCCAACAAGCAGATCCCCGGCACCCGGACGGCCTTCGGCGGCAAGGCCACAGACGGCCGTCCCATCGTCACCTACGTGCTGATGGCGATCAACGCCGTGGTCTTCGCGCTGCAGATGACGATCCCGGGCTTCACCAGCCACCTGGTTTATGCGGGCCTGTACACCAGCGGATACTTCGAGCCAGAGCCGTGGCGCATGCTCACCTCGATCTTTGCCCACTCCACCTCCTTCATCGGGCACATCGCGTTCAACATGTACGCGCTGTACATCTGTGGACGCGTGCTCGAACCGATGCTGGGGCGGCTGCGCTTCCTGGCCCTGTACCTCGTGGCGGGCCTGGGCGGATCCGTTGCGGTGCTTCTGATCACCGACCCGACGGTACCGGTCCTGGGTGCCTCGGGCGCGGTCTTTGGGCTGTTCGCGGCAATGTTCGTGCTGTTGCGTTCGCGCGGTGTCCAGTCGATGCAGATCGTCATCCTGATCGCCATCAACCTGGCCATCGGCTTCATTTTCCCGGGAATCGCCTGGGAAGCCCACGTGGGTGGGCTGGTCTTGGGCGCGGCGACGGCGGCCGTCATGGCCTATGCGCCCAAGGGACCCAGGCAGGCAGCGATGCAATGGGCAGGCACAGCATTGCTGGCGTTGTTGCTGGTGGCCTTGACTTTGTACGGGGCCGTCAACGTTCGAGTTGGATAG
- a CDS encoding peptidylprolyl isomerase, which translates to MTAIPTHTATIHTNLGDIVVNLFGNHAPKTVKNFVGLANGEQTWTDPRSGEEKVNTPLYNGTIFHRIISDFMIQGGDPLGQGTGGPGYRFDDEINPELDFREPYKLAMANAGIQMGQGTNGSQFFITSIPTTWLQGKHTIFGDVTDEASRKLVDALNVVPTDGRDKPLEDVVISSIDVAAV; encoded by the coding sequence ATGACTGCAATCCCAACGCACACAGCCACCATCCACACCAACTTGGGCGACATCGTCGTGAACTTGTTCGGTAACCACGCCCCCAAGACCGTGAAGAACTTCGTTGGCCTGGCCAACGGCGAGCAGACCTGGACCGACCCGCGCAGCGGCGAGGAGAAGGTCAACACCCCGTTGTACAACGGCACGATCTTCCACCGCATCATCTCCGATTTCATGATCCAGGGCGGCGATCCGCTGGGCCAGGGCACCGGCGGACCGGGCTACCGCTTCGACGACGAGATCAACCCCGAGCTTGATTTCCGCGAACCGTACAAGCTGGCCATGGCCAACGCCGGCATCCAGATGGGCCAGGGCACCAACGGGTCCCAGTTCTTCATCACCTCGATCCCGACCACCTGGCTGCAGGGCAAGCACACCATCTTCGGCGATGTTACCGACGAGGCCTCGCGCAAGCTGGTTGACGCACTGAACGTCGTTCCGACCGATGGCCGCGACAAGCCGCTGGAAGACGTCGTCATCAGCAGCATCGACGTCGCTGCAGTCTAG
- a CDS encoding YtxH domain-containing protein gives MKWAVPRIEKGIETATPKIQEGLNWAAHELSETVAKVSPLLQESLEKVGPRLSAAIDEATPRVQKAVDRATPALNEAIEKAAPALSHARDVVLNEYLPTANEKIGQAAEFTTRKLEQAKSSEALHQVADKLTPSAETVQRLKNTASAAAGTVSMEIEKVQKPAKKKKGWLVIAVIAAAGAAAVAAWRASKPIDDPWKTPAPVEPTTVRASGPVDVPASVEEVREEVASSAAQAKANVAEATEAAKETVAEAKEKLSEKAEELSEAATTAKHKAEAAGDAGKAAAADEAANADSSPKPGPRTKK, from the coding sequence GTGAAGTGGGCCGTTCCGCGCATAGAAAAGGGCATCGAGACGGCAACCCCGAAGATCCAAGAGGGCTTGAACTGGGCTGCCCACGAGCTGTCCGAGACCGTTGCCAAGGTCAGCCCCCTACTCCAGGAATCCCTTGAAAAGGTGGGCCCGCGGCTCTCCGCAGCCATTGACGAGGCCACCCCGCGGGTCCAGAAGGCCGTTGACCGCGCCACCCCGGCATTGAACGAGGCCATCGAGAAGGCAGCGCCTGCACTCAGCCACGCCCGCGACGTCGTGCTGAACGAATACCTGCCGACCGCCAACGAAAAAATCGGCCAGGCGGCCGAATTCACCACACGCAAGCTTGAACAGGCCAAGTCCTCCGAGGCACTGCACCAGGTAGCCGACAAGCTCACGCCCAGTGCCGAAACGGTCCAGCGTCTCAAGAACACGGCAAGTGCCGCAGCCGGGACCGTCAGCATGGAGATTGAAAAGGTGCAGAAGCCAGCGAAGAAGAAAAAGGGCTGGCTCGTCATTGCCGTCATTGCCGCAGCCGGTGCAGCCGCCGTAGCCGCCTGGCGCGCTTCCAAGCCCATCGACGATCCGTGGAAGACCCCGGCACCGGTGGAACCGACCACCGTTCGCGCCAGCGGCCCGGTGGATGTCCCGGCAAGCGTTGAAGAGGTCCGCGAGGAAGTGGCATCGTCCGCGGCGCAGGCCAAGGCCAACGTCGCCGAGGCAACCGAGGCCGCCAAGGAGACGGTGGCCGAGGCCAAGGAGAAGCTTTCCGAGAAGGCAGAGGAGCTGTCCGAGGCCGCCACCACAGCCAAGCACAAGGCCGAGGCCGCCGGTGATGCGGGCAAGGCCGCCGCTGCCGACGAGGCCGCCAACGCCGATTCCTCCCCGAAGCCGGGACCGCGCACCAAGAAATAA
- a CDS encoding DMT family transporter has translation MTFLLALVGVLGVAASGPLIAAFPAVPALSMALWRNAVGTAVMAVPALVNERRTFGRLRRQEWGWTALAALSLALHFAFFMTSIRMTTVAASTALVCLQAAWIAMFQSLRGTKYGWRVGVGVLLAFAGVVVITGFDIGSGTEALIGDGLALIGGVLAASYTLSGSKARATMSTSSYTTICYGMTSVLLLVMCLLTGAPVWGFSLNGWIGILALALCSQVLGHTALNHLLTSLGPLTVSTLILLEIPGAALLAALFLGQVLPAGTVAGLVIILAGLFFVVRGQGRAQARAAAPAGTLAKEQGNT, from the coding sequence GTGACCTTTCTTCTGGCCCTCGTGGGCGTCCTGGGCGTTGCCGCGTCGGGACCACTTATAGCCGCGTTTCCCGCCGTCCCGGCGCTTTCGATGGCCCTGTGGCGCAATGCCGTGGGCACGGCCGTCATGGCCGTTCCCGCGCTGGTGAACGAGCGACGCACCTTTGGCCGGCTGCGGCGCCAGGAATGGGGCTGGACCGCCCTGGCGGCACTCTCGCTGGCCCTGCACTTTGCCTTCTTCATGACCTCGATCCGCATGACCACCGTGGCGGCGTCCACGGCGCTGGTGTGCCTGCAGGCCGCATGGATCGCCATGTTCCAGTCGCTGCGCGGAACCAAGTACGGCTGGCGCGTGGGAGTGGGCGTGCTGCTGGCCTTCGCCGGGGTCGTGGTGATCACCGGGTTCGACATCGGGTCGGGGACCGAGGCGCTGATCGGCGACGGGCTGGCGCTCATTGGCGGGGTGCTGGCCGCCTCCTACACGCTTTCCGGTTCCAAGGCCCGGGCCACGATGAGCACCAGTTCCTACACGACCATCTGCTACGGGATGACCTCGGTCCTCCTGCTGGTGATGTGCCTGCTGACGGGCGCCCCGGTGTGGGGATTCAGCCTGAACGGATGGATCGGCATCCTGGCGTTGGCGCTGTGCTCCCAGGTCCTGGGGCACACGGCCCTGAACCACTTGCTGACCTCGCTGGGGCCGCTGACGGTGTCGACCTTGATCCTGCTGGAGATCCCCGGTGCCGCGCTGCTGGCAGCGTTGTTCCTGGGCCAGGTCCTGCCGGCGGGCACCGTCGCGGGGCTGGTCATCATTCTTGCGGGGTTGTTCTTCGTGGTGCGCGGGCAGGGCCGCGCCCAGGCCCGTGCCGCGGCCCCCGCTGGCACGCTGGCAAAGGAACAGGGCAACACCTGA
- a CDS encoding DLW-39 family protein yields the protein MRKFLVLVAVAAGIIGYRKYKESSAEKATWSQGTDKVN from the coding sequence ATGCGGAAGTTTCTGGTGTTGGTGGCAGTAGCCGCAGGCATTATTGGTTATCGGAAATACAAGGAATCTTCGGCCGAAAAGGCCACCTGGAGTCAGGGTACCGATAAGGTAAACTGA
- a CDS encoding DUF3566 domain-containing protein, with the protein MSTPNTPRPAGGTGGTRPAPPRQAPVGAQRPAGAPRPGTAPRPAGAQQRPAGAPRPGAPRPQQLVRPAPKAKVRKARLLISKVDPWSVLKMAFLLSVALGIVTVVASVVFWSVLDLTGIFASINGLVGEIVGTEGGFDLMKIASLGQVASFATIIAVVNVVLLTALSMLAAVLYNLSSTLVGGIGVTLTDD; encoded by the coding sequence GTGAGCACCCCGAATACGCCCCGCCCGGCGGGCGGCACTGGTGGCACCCGTCCCGCACCGCCACGACAGGCACCCGTAGGCGCCCAGCGTCCCGCAGGAGCGCCGCGACCGGGCACGGCACCGCGCCCCGCAGGTGCGCAGCAGCGACCCGCAGGCGCTCCCCGCCCCGGGGCGCCGCGCCCGCAGCAGCTGGTCCGCCCGGCCCCCAAGGCCAAGGTCCGCAAGGCCCGCCTGCTCATTTCCAAGGTCGACCCCTGGTCGGTGTTGAAGATGGCGTTCCTGCTGTCGGTGGCCCTGGGCATCGTGACCGTCGTTGCTTCAGTGGTCTTCTGGTCGGTTCTTGATTTGACCGGGATTTTCGCGTCGATCAACGGCCTGGTCGGCGAGATCGTCGGCACCGAAGGCGGATTCGACCTGATGAAGATCGCATCCCTCGGCCAGGTCGCCTCGTTCGCCACCATCATCGCCGTGGTGAATGTGGTATTGCTCACGGCGCTCTCGATGCTCGCGGCGGTGCTCTACAACCTCTCCTCGACCCTGGTTGGCGGCATCGGTGTGACACTCACCGACGATTAA